In Cytobacillus oceanisediminis, the following proteins share a genomic window:
- a CDS encoding penicillin-binding transpeptidase domain-containing protein — protein sequence MRKVLFFVFAVLILAALSGCNKEIKPQDRFSQYVEHWNKQEFEKMYEFLSKDAKQSISKEDFAARYEKIYKDLEIDNLKVTYKPDMEKEYKKEENASFPFSASMDSAAGKIEFTHDAKLVKEEKEEEDNWFVVWDTTYIFPELGPEDKISYSTVPAQRGDIVDRTGDPLALNGTLYEIGVVPEQMGDQKEQTIKGLSAALGMSEDQINKSLNASWVQPGYFVPIKKVSPDDRTTLDKVFALKGVLKQDVKGRVYPMGESAAHLIGYVGQITADEMKEREGYSSTDIIGKRGLEQVLEGRLKGSNGIKIGIKKKDGSEVVLSEKPVENGENVQLTIDMNLQKSLYTELGGKPGTAAAIDPVTGNTLALVSSPSFDPNQASLGFTADEWKAIEGNKDMPLLTRFKQTYAPGSVMKPLTGAIGLTEGTLTLDETINVKGLQWQKDSSWGGYKVTRVKDPGGPVNFEKAMMYSDNIYFAQQALELGKEKFSAGLKKFAFEEEIPYAFPLEQSKIGGLDTEILLADSGYGQGQVEMSIVHLAASYTPFINKGSMIKPVLLEEEEKGKVLKEGVMSEETANTVAASMAKVIQDPSGTGRTAYMKDYPLAGKTGTAELKKSADEKGQENGLFVAYNPQSPKLLIAMMMEGVENSGGSKVVVEKVKKVFEEHKGRF from the coding sequence ATGAGAAAAGTACTGTTTTTTGTTTTTGCTGTCCTGATTTTGGCCGCTTTGAGCGGGTGCAATAAGGAGATAAAGCCGCAGGATCGCTTTTCGCAATATGTGGAGCACTGGAACAAGCAGGAGTTTGAAAAGATGTATGAGTTCCTGTCGAAGGATGCGAAGCAGTCAATCAGCAAAGAGGATTTCGCAGCCCGTTATGAAAAGATTTATAAGGATTTAGAGATAGATAATCTGAAGGTAACATACAAGCCGGATATGGAAAAGGAATACAAAAAAGAAGAAAATGCGAGCTTTCCTTTTTCAGCAAGCATGGATAGTGCAGCCGGCAAGATTGAGTTTACCCATGATGCCAAGCTGGTGAAGGAAGAAAAGGAAGAGGAAGACAATTGGTTTGTTGTCTGGGATACGACTTATATTTTTCCGGAGCTGGGGCCAGAGGATAAAATCAGTTATTCAACTGTACCTGCACAGCGCGGAGATATTGTGGACCGCACAGGTGACCCGCTTGCCTTAAATGGCACCCTTTATGAAATTGGTGTTGTTCCTGAACAGATGGGTGATCAGAAGGAGCAGACCATCAAAGGTTTGTCTGCAGCATTGGGAATGTCAGAAGACCAGATTAATAAAAGCTTGAATGCAAGCTGGGTACAGCCAGGTTACTTCGTGCCAATTAAGAAGGTTTCCCCAGATGATAGGACAACATTAGATAAAGTGTTCGCACTAAAAGGCGTCCTGAAGCAGGATGTCAAAGGCAGAGTCTACCCGATGGGGGAGTCGGCTGCTCACCTAATTGGCTATGTTGGACAGATTACAGCAGATGAAATGAAAGAGCGTGAAGGCTATTCAAGCACTGATATAATCGGAAAAAGAGGACTTGAACAGGTCCTTGAGGGACGTTTGAAAGGTTCAAATGGAATTAAAATTGGAATCAAGAAGAAAGACGGCTCTGAAGTGGTCCTCTCTGAAAAACCGGTAGAGAACGGTGAAAATGTTCAGCTTACCATCGATATGAACCTGCAGAAGTCTCTTTACACAGAGCTGGGAGGAAAGCCGGGAACCGCAGCAGCGATCGATCCGGTTACAGGAAATACGCTGGCGCTCGTCAGCAGCCCGAGCTTTGACCCGAACCAGGCTTCACTTGGATTTACTGCTGATGAGTGGAAGGCAATTGAAGGCAATAAGGACATGCCGCTTCTGACACGATTTAAGCAAACCTATGCGCCAGGTTCAGTGATGAAGCCGCTGACAGGCGCAATCGGACTGACAGAAGGAACACTAACGCTTGATGAAACGATTAATGTTAAGGGCCTTCAATGGCAAAAGGACAGTTCATGGGGAGGCTATAAAGTCACTCGTGTTAAAGACCCCGGCGGACCGGTCAATTTTGAAAAAGCGATGATGTATTCGGATAATATCTATTTTGCCCAGCAGGCCCTTGAACTGGGAAAAGAAAAGTTTTCAGCTGGACTCAAGAAATTCGCGTTTGAAGAGGAAATTCCATACGCATTCCCGCTTGAACAATCCAAGATTGGCGGCCTGGACACAGAGATCCTTCTTGCTGATTCAGGCTACGGCCAGGGCCAGGTGGAAATGAGCATTGTCCATCTTGCTGCTTCATATACACCTTTTATCAATAAAGGCTCCATGATCAAGCCTGTTCTCCTGGAAGAAGAGGAAAAGGGAAAGGTGCTGAAAGAAGGCGTGATGAGCGAAGAAACAGCAAACACGGTTGCAGCCTCAATGGCTAAAGTAATCCAGGATCCAAGCGGAACCGGCCGTACAGCTTACATGAAAGATTACCCGCTGGCTGGGAAAACCGGAACTGCCGAGCTGAAGAAGAGTGCGGATGAAAAAGGCCAGGAGAATGGTCTGTTTGTTGCCTACAACCCGCAGTCTCCAAAGCTCCTGATTGCGATGATGATGGAGGGCGTGGAAAACAGCGGCGGATCGAAAGTGGTAGTGGAGAAAGTGAAGAAGGTATTTGAGGAGCATAAAGGGCGGTTTTAA